One part of the Triplophysa rosa linkage group LG5, Trosa_1v2, whole genome shotgun sequence genome encodes these proteins:
- the LOC130554041 gene encoding LOW QUALITY PROTEIN: trichohyalin-like (The sequence of the model RefSeq protein was modified relative to this genomic sequence to represent the inferred CDS: substituted 1 base at 1 genomic stop codon), whose protein sequence is MDAAVVWMSVVCPNAFDTLETHRNDASTEEKRLRREEMRKREEIKKREEKRKREEIKKREEIKKRRGRDEEEMRKREEREKETERERERDRERERKREKERKREREKEERERERERERERERERERERERERERERERERREKERERERERKREREEERKRERDRKREEREREQREEERERREKERERRERKRERDRKREERERRREKERERQKERERERQKERERERRREKERERRQREEREREREEREREERKRERDRERERERARERDRRERERERTEREREKNREEREREQRERERNRERKRQRKRESRKRERKRETEQRERRQEREKRRERDRDKQRERERQRERQRAERERETEREEREERETETAERKRESRREREREREREREERERDSEIERXREREREREREREREREREREREREREREREREREREEERVRERERE, encoded by the exons ATGGATGCGGCGGTGGTTTGGATGAGCGTTGTGTGTCCAAACGCGTTCGACACTCTAGAGACGCACAGAAACGACGCGTCGACG gaagagaaaaGATTAAGAAGAgaagagatgaggaagagagaagagattaagaagag ggaagagaagaggaagagagaagagattaagaagagagaagagattaagaagagaagaggacgagatgaggaagagatgaggaagagagaagag agagagaaagagacagagagagagagagagagagacagagagagagaaagaaagagagagaaagagagaaagagagagagagagaaagaagagagagagagagagagagagagagagagagagagagagagagagagagagagagagagagagagagagagagagagagagagagagagagagagaagagagaaagagagagagagagagagagagagaaagagagagagagaagaagagagaaagagagagagagacagaaagagagaagagagagagagagagcagagagaagaggagagagagagaagagagaaagagagagagagaagagagagaaagagagagagagacagaaagagagaagagagagagagaagaagagagaaagagagagagagacagaaagagagagagagagagagacagaaagagagagagagagagagaagaagagagaaagagagagagagaagacagagagaagagagagagagagagagagaagagagagagagagaagagagaaagagagagagagacagagagagagagagagagagagcgagagaaagagacagaagagaaagagagagagagagaacagagagagagagagagaagaacagagaagagagagagagagaacagagagagagagagagaaacagagagagaaagagacagagaaagagagagagcagaaagagagagagaaagagagagacagaacagagagagagaagacaagagagagagaagagaagagagagagacagagacaaacagagagaaagagagagacagagagagagacagagagcagagagagagagagagacagagagagaagagagagaagagagagagacagagacagcagagagaaagagagagagcaggagagagagagaaagagagagagagagagagagagaggagagagagagagatagcgagatagaaagatagagagagagagagagagagagagagagagagagagagagagagagagagagagagagagagagagagagagagagagagagagagagagagagagagagagagagagaggaagagagagtgagagagagagagagagag
- the cirbpa gene encoding cold inducible RNA binding protein a, whose amino-acid sequence MSDEGKLFIGGLSFDTTEQSLEDAFSKYGVITNVHVARNRETNKSRGFGFVTFENPDDAKDALEGMNGKSVDGRTIRVDEAGKGGGGRSGGGSYRGGGGGRGGGGGGGGYFRGGRGRGGGGGYGGGDRGYGGGDRSYGSDRSYGGGGGYKSGGGGGGGGYSRDRSSSYGDRGGSYRDSYE is encoded by the exons ATGTCTGACGAAGGGAAGCTATTTATCGGTGGATTGAGTTTCGATACCACGGAACAGTCGCTAGAGGACGCCTTCTCCAAATATGGAGTTATCACCAACG TTCACGTGGCCCGAAACCGAGAGACGAACAAATCCCGAGGCTTTGGGTTTGTGACCTTCGAGAATCCAGATGACGCTAAAGACGCTCTGGAGGGAATGAACGGAAAG TCTGTAGACGGGCGGACCATCCGTGTGGATGAGGCTGGAAAGGGCGGCGGTGGCCGATCGGGTGGAGGATCTTACAGAGGTGGCGGAGGAGGAAGAGGCggcggaggaggaggaggaggttaCTTCAGAGGAGGTCGAGGGAGAGGAG GTGGTGGCGGTTACGGGGGCGGTGACCGCGGTTACGGGGGCGGCGACCGCAGTTACGGAAGCGACCGGAGCTACGGCGGTGGCGGAGGATACAAGAgcggaggaggaggagggggcGGCGGCTACAGCAGAGACCG GAGTTCAAGTTATGGTGACCGGGGTGGATCATACAGAGACAGTTATGAATGA
- the ndufa13 gene encoding NADH dehydrogenase [ubiquinone] 1 alpha subcomplex subunit 13, which yields MAASKVKQDMPPPGGYERIDYRRNLPRRGLSGYSMFGIGMGIMVFGYWRLFKWNRERRRLHIEDLETRIAMLPLLQAELDRSTLRMLRENLEEEAVIMKDVPDWKVGENMFHTDRWVTPFTEELYNLRPREQLLHKKFGFLWYV from the exons ATGGCGGCGTCCAAGGTGAAGCAGGACATGCCTCCACCGGGAGGATACGAGCGCATCGATTACCGCAGAAATCTACCGCGCCGGGGTCTTTCCG gTTACAGTATGTTTGGCATCGGAATGGGCATCATGGTGTTTGGATACTGGAGGCTTTTTAAATGGAACAGAGAGAGAAG ACGTCTGCACATCGAGGATTTAGAGACTCGCATCGCTATGCTCCCGCTGCTTCAGGCCGAGCTGGACCGCAG TACGTTGCGGATGTTGCGTGAGAACCTGGAGGAGGAAGCTGTCATCATGAAGGACGTTCCTGACTGGAAG GTGGGTGAGAACATGTTCCACACAGATCGCTGGGTCACGCCGTTCACAGAAGAGCTCTATAACCTTCGACCACGGGAGCAGTTGCTCCATAAGAAGTTTGGTTTCCTCTGGTATGTGTAG